From the genome of Bacteroidota bacterium, one region includes:
- a CDS encoding T9SS type A sorting domain-containing protein, whose amino-acid sequence MKSFYTLVSILISGFCFCQTTFQRTIGDSGIENAPGAASTHNNNIIIAGFTNSFGAGKSDCYVVSINENGDTLFTRTYGGADIDEANMIIETADHGFLLAAETYSFGAGQKDGMIIKTDSAGELTWTKVFGNTGFDEASAVVQTKDGNYLIAGSLSVPAGSDDILLLKIDQQGDTLWTKIISGSGWDYANDVVELNNSDLIFCGYTSSFSGTADSDLLIFRTDKNGAIKWCKTYGNSGQEKGGHIHLNRDSTLTMTGWTMDKGKTDMQAVLLKTDLNGNILWSRTYAGSGSELIMNIVDLPSGDFFAMGITDSYGAGNFDGFLFRAKSNGDTLWSKTYGGKDLDMPFALFYTSDNGLMMTGGTSSFKDPNGDLYIVKTDTNGVGSCNQSSCPLAVASAGFSTANVTFSISSGVTYQTVSPVFGNGGGSIDDVCVTAIDNRRINTPFINLYPNPFSSSCTIELSNGFVIKEIYLYNTLGQKLNTNITINGNIGLIQRDDMVKGLYLLSVTDMNGLISAQRISVE is encoded by the coding sequence ATGAAATCATTTTATACGCTTGTTTCAATTCTTATTTCCGGATTTTGTTTTTGTCAAACAACTTTCCAAAGAACCATTGGTGATTCAGGAATTGAAAACGCTCCGGGTGCTGCATCAACGCATAATAACAATATTATAATAGCCGGTTTTACAAATAGTTTTGGGGCAGGCAAGAGCGATTGTTATGTTGTAAGTATCAATGAGAATGGTGATACCCTTTTTACCCGGACATACGGTGGTGCAGATATCGATGAAGCAAATATGATCATTGAAACAGCCGATCATGGTTTCTTGTTGGCAGCAGAAACATATAGTTTCGGGGCAGGGCAGAAGGATGGCATGATCATTAAAACAGATTCAGCCGGTGAGCTCACCTGGACAAAAGTTTTTGGCAACACGGGTTTTGATGAGGCTTCGGCAGTAGTTCAAACAAAGGATGGAAATTATTTGATCGCCGGAAGTTTGAGTGTACCTGCGGGCAGCGATGATATACTACTTTTAAAGATAGATCAACAGGGCGATACGCTTTGGACAAAAATAATTAGCGGATCCGGTTGGGATTATGCGAATGATGTTGTTGAATTGAATAACAGTGATCTTATTTTTTGCGGATATACATCCAGTTTTTCGGGCACAGCTGATTCTGATCTGTTGATATTCAGAACAGATAAAAATGGGGCTATTAAATGGTGTAAAACTTATGGTAATAGCGGTCAGGAAAAGGGCGGGCACATACACTTAAATAGAGACAGTACGCTTACAATGACCGGCTGGACCATGGATAAAGGAAAAACGGATATGCAGGCTGTTCTTTTAAAAACCGATCTTAACGGAAATATACTTTGGAGCAGGACATACGCAGGTTCCGGTTCGGAATTAATAATGAACATTGTCGATCTTCCATCCGGTGATTTCTTCGCCATGGGTATTACGGATAGTTATGGTGCCGGCAATTTTGACGGATTTCTTTTCAGGGCTAAATCAAATGGCGATACCTTATGGTCAAAAACATATGGAGGCAAAGATCTCGATATGCCTTTCGCTCTCTTTTATACCTCTGATAATGGTTTGATGATGACGGGGGGGACAAGTAGTTTTAAAGACCCTAATGGAGATCTTTATATTGTTAAAACCGATACAAATGGAGTTGGCTCCTGCAATCAATCATCATGCCCTCTTGCTGTTGCTTCGGCTGGTTTCTCTACAGCCAATGTTACATTCTCAATATCTTCAGGAGTTACATATCAAACTGTAAGTCCGGTTTTCGGAAATGGGGGAGGAAGTATTGATGATGTATGTGTGACGGCAATTGATAATCGTCGAATAAATACCCCATTTATTAATTTGTACCCGAACCCGTTTTCATCTTCCTGCACAATTGAGCTTTCAAATGGATTTGTGATAAAGGAAATATACCTGTACAATACCCTGGGACAAAAATTAAATACCAATATCACCATAAATGGTAATATTGGTTTGATTCAAAGAGATGATATGGTTAAGGGTCTTTATCTGCTATCTGTAACAGACATGAATGGTCTTATATCCGCGCAACGAATATCTGTCGAATAG